From Patescibacteria group bacterium, a single genomic window includes:
- a CDS encoding ferredoxin oxidoreductase yields the protein MLNNKKQFTTGAEVVARAAQDAGAEMMYGYPITPATEVFTGWIKKGGKYLQTEDEIAAGFGVCGGVLAGQKCFTATAGPGHILMQDALSMAEGMRLPFVAVIAQRGGPSSGTVIYSQQEVILACYGGNGEGMRIVYSPANLDELYLLTRKAFNNAWQYHFPAIVLTDGYMLKTKGVIDFSELTDGLKNIPAQQFIKDEEIRHWRNIYTFEEELHDHVLESQKDFHKMAGKIAEAEEYQTKDAKILLIAHGIVGASAKSAVDHLREKGKKVGLFRPVTLSPFPKKELDKVCKNVEKIIVIESSLGQLARIVRDQLAPEVSVPFEYLQHPALGIEPEEIIKFLK from the coding sequence ATGCTAAATAATAAAAAACAATTTACAACCGGAGCCGAAGTGGTAGCCAGAGCAGCGCAGGATGCCGGGGCTGAAATGATGTATGGTTACCCGATCACGCCGGCAACCGAGGTTTTTACCGGTTGGATAAAAAAAGGCGGTAAGTATTTACAGACCGAAGATGAAATCGCGGCTGGTTTTGGGGTCTGCGGGGGAGTGCTGGCCGGGCAGAAATGTTTTACGGCCACGGCCGGGCCGGGACATATCTTGATGCAGGACGCCTTGAGCATGGCCGAAGGCATGAGGTTGCCTTTTGTGGCTGTTATTGCGCAAAGAGGCGGGCCAAGCTCCGGCACAGTGATTTATTCCCAGCAGGAGGTTATTTTGGCCTGTTATGGGGGCAATGGCGAGGGAATGCGCATTGTTTATTCTCCTGCAAATTTGGATGAGCTTTATTTGTTGACGAGAAAAGCGTTTAATAACGCTTGGCAGTATCATTTTCCGGCGATTGTTTTAACTGACGGTTACATGCTCAAAACCAAGGGTGTGATTGATTTTTCAGAATTAACAGATGGTCTAAAAAATATTCCGGCCCAGCAGTTTATCAAAGACGAAGAAATCAGGCATTGGCGAAATATTTATACCTTTGAGGAAGAGTTGCACGACCATGTTTTAGAGTCGCAAAAAGATTTTCATAAAATGGCCGGAAAAATTGCCGAAGCCGAAGAATATCAAACTAAAGATGCCAAGATTTTATTAATCGCTCACGGAATTGTCGGGGCGAGTGCAAAGTCCGCGGTTGATCATCTGCGGGAGAAAGGAAAAAAAGTCGGGTTGTTCCGTCCTGTCACTTTAAGCCCGTTTCCCAAAAAAGAATTGGATAAAGTTTGTAAGAATGTAGAAAAAATCATCGTTATTGAATCAAGTTTGGGACAGTTGGCCAGGATAGTGCGCGACCAGCTGGCTCCGGAAGTTTCAGTTCCATTTGAATATTTACAGCATCCGGCTTTGGGGATTGAACCGGAAGAGATTATAAAATTTTTAAAATAG
- a CDS encoding NTP transferase domain-containing protein: MTQEQFTNVGAVILAAGQGKRMKSDLPKVLHQLKGKPIVDYVVRVVEGLGIKPTVVVSNTNNLVRDFLGDRVNFAVQTEQLGTGHAVACAESLLKDKVGHIIVLYGDHPYLTSQSVAKLIKIHLDNNDIITMMTAVVPDFEDWRMPFYNFGRIVRDSDGRIAKIVEKKDATAEELEIKEINPAYFCFQADWLWKNLKNLKNNNAQQEYYLTDLVKQAIDDEQKTSSVLINAREALGVNSQEELQLAEAI, encoded by the coding sequence ATGACGCAAGAACAATTTACCAATGTGGGCGCTGTGATTTTGGCGGCTGGTCAGGGTAAAAGAATGAAAAGTGATTTGCCAAAAGTATTGCATCAATTAAAAGGTAAGCCAATAGTAGATTATGTTGTCAGGGTGGTTGAAGGTTTGGGAATTAAACCAACGGTGGTGGTAAGTAATACCAATAATTTGGTGCGTGATTTTTTGGGTGATCGGGTTAATTTTGCCGTGCAAACCGAACAGTTAGGTACCGGCCACGCCGTGGCTTGCGCCGAAAGTTTGCTCAAAGATAAAGTGGGCCATATTATCGTGCTGTATGGCGACCATCCATATTTAACCAGCCAATCAGTTGCTAAATTGATAAAAATTCATTTGGATAATAACGATATTATCACAATGATGACCGCTGTTGTACCTGATTTTGAGGATTGGCGCATGCCTTTTTATAATTTTGGCAGAATCGTGCGTGACAGCGATGGGCGCATTGCGAAAATTGTTGAAAAAAAGGATGCGACTGCGGAAGAATTAGAAATAAAAGAAATAAATCCGGCTTACTTTTGTTTTCAGGCAGATTGGTTATGGAAAAATTTAAAGAATTTAAAAAATAATAACGCTCAGCAGGAATATTATCTTACGGATTTGGTAAAACAGGCAATTGATGACGAACAGAAAACTTCTTCTGTACTGATCAATGCCAGAGAGGCCTTGGGAGTTAATTCACAAGAGGAACTGCAGTTGGCCGAGGCCATATAA
- a CDS encoding DUF2090 domain-containing protein — protein sequence MSISQFQKAGKYLMLALDHRGSFKKYVKPKAPETATDAEVIKVKSMITGALEDQFSGVLLDPDWGLPGYDKKKPFLLCLEKTGYSDVKGERLTELEYTASQLKEWGASGVKLLIYFNPEADSCAAQIEVTKQALADAHQNDLPLFLEIVTYGNEELGKSRSEWVLRSLQKFISANVIPDVWKLEYPGDAKSCKKITEMVGKTPWILLTRGDSFEVFRKELVEAVGAGAVGFLAGRALWQEISQYSDEKTQQKFLDGTVAKRFADIAEIVLNG from the coding sequence ATGTCTATTTCTCAATTTCAAAAAGCCGGAAAATACTTAATGTTAGCCCTTGATCACCGGGGCAGTTTTAAAAAATACGTAAAACCAAAAGCGCCCGAGACCGCCACCGATGCGGAAGTGATAAAAGTAAAATCAATGATTACCGGGGCGCTGGAAGATCAATTCAGCGGGGTTTTGCTTGATCCGGATTGGGGTTTGCCCGGCTATGACAAGAAAAAACCGTTTCTTTTGTGTCTGGAAAAGACCGGTTATAGTGACGTGAAAGGCGAACGGTTAACTGAATTGGAGTACACAGCGAGTCAATTAAAAGAGTGGGGGGCCAGCGGCGTCAAATTACTCATATATTTTAATCCCGAAGCCGATAGTTGCGCGGCGCAAATTGAAGTTACCAAGCAAGCTTTGGCAGACGCACACCAAAATGATTTACCGTTGTTTTTGGAGATTGTTACTTACGGCAATGAGGAGTTGGGCAAGAGCCGTTCTGAATGGGTGCTAAGGTCACTCCAAAAATTTATTTCAGCAAATGTTATTCCGGATGTCTGGAAATTGGAATATCCGGGCGACGCGAAATCGTGTAAAAAAATTACGGAGATGGTTGGCAAAACCCCCTGGATATTGCTGACTCGCGGTGATTCTTTTGAAGTTTTCAGAAAAGAACTGGTTGAAGCGGTCGGGGCCGGGGCGGTTGGATTTTTGGCCGGCCGGGCGTTGTGGCAGGAAATTTCCCAGTATTCTGATGAAAAAACCCAGCAAAAATTTTTAGACGGAACCGTTGCAAAGCGGTTTGCGGATATCGCTGAAATTGTTTTAAACGGCTAA
- a CDS encoding methyltransferase domain-containing protein has product MQNEPLSIKTWWGEGGEYHIGEAPSAYVMKDGINFISQYLNGGNPLVDFGVWSGRNLEPLLSLKKNVMATDINSARPAVAKAKERFPQVQFFESPLTALPFDCNSIGGGICWRVLHNLIGTAEIINSLKEINRVLIPNAPLLVAVRTEEEPIGTGFWKKLSSYIKQKPNGAGGSRRDIYFTEKSFNLLATLMGFEVIFSTKIWEKESINGQELNNQYLVAHLLKKKNTMDRAWIAMVQQFIIRLD; this is encoded by the coding sequence ATGCAGAATGAACCCTTAAGCATCAAAACCTGGTGGGGAGAAGGCGGGGAATATCATATCGGGGAAGCACCCAGCGCCTACGTAATGAAAGACGGTATTAATTTTATCTCCCAGTATCTAAATGGCGGTAATCCGCTGGTGGATTTTGGAGTTTGGAGCGGACGTAATTTGGAACCACTCCTGTCGCTCAAAAAAAATGTCATGGCCACTGATATAAATTCGGCCAGACCGGCTGTGGCCAAGGCCAAAGAACGCTTTCCACAAGTACAATTTTTTGAATCCCCCTTAACCGCTCTTCCTTTTGATTGCAATTCCATCGGCGGAGGCATTTGCTGGCGCGTTCTTCATAACCTGATCGGCACGGCTGAAATTATTAATTCACTTAAAGAAATAAACCGTGTTTTAATACCTAATGCACCTCTCTTGGTAGCTGTCCGCACTGAAGAAGAACCCATTGGAACCGGATTTTGGAAAAAACTATCCAGCTATATTAAACAAAAACCCAATGGCGCCGGCGGCTCCAGACGCGATATATATTTTACTGAAAAATCCTTCAATCTGCTGGCCACGCTAATGGGCTTTGAGGTTATCTTTTCCACTAAAATTTGGGAGAAAGAATCAATTAACGGACAGGAACTAAACAATCAATATTTAGTCGCCCATCTTCTTAAAAAGAAAAACACCATGGATAGGGCCTGGATCGCCATGGTGCAACAATTTATTATCCGCTTGGACTGA
- a CDS encoding HD domain-containing protein encodes MVVSQNLVQKTAEYVKQKLIIEHTGHDWYHVERVWQMAKRIQKAEGGNLELVELAVLLHEFENFRQQYQTSDLKGPFILLGMMDVLDIDKDVQDKIVKIIDESQFNGSETRVPSTIEGRIVQDADWLETIGALGIARIFATGGYIQRMIHDPKRKPRRKMSKKDYQLRKREGTSFNYFYEKAFKLPKLMNTKLGKAIALKREQYLHNFIEEFLAEWDGEK; translated from the coding sequence ATGGTTGTTTCTCAAAATTTAGTGCAAAAAACAGCGGAATACGTCAAACAAAAACTTATAATCGAGCACACCGGCCATGATTGGTATCATGTGGAGCGGGTTTGGCAAATGGCAAAACGGATTCAGAAAGCTGAAGGCGGCAATTTGGAATTGGTTGAATTGGCAGTGCTACTTCATGAATTTGAAAATTTCAGACAACAATATCAGACGAGCGACCTTAAGGGACCTTTTATTCTTTTAGGAATGATGGATGTTTTGGATATTGATAAAGATGTGCAGGATAAAATAGTAAAAATTATAGACGAATCACAATTTAACGGCAGTGAAACCAGGGTGCCATCAACCATTGAAGGAAGAATTGTTCAAGACGCGGACTGGCTGGAAACTATTGGAGCGCTGGGGATAGCGCGGATTTTTGCCACCGGCGGTTATATCCAACGCATGATTCATGATCCAAAAAGAAAACCCCGCCGCAAGATGAGCAAAAAAGATTATCAGCTTAGAAAAAGAGAAGGCACCAGTTTTAATTATTTTTACGAGAAGGCCTTCAAATTGCCGAAACTGATGAATACCAAACTCGGCAAAGCTATTGCTTTAAAAAGAGAGCAGTATCTTCATAATTTTATTGAAGAGTTTTTGGCTGAATGGGACGGCGAAAAATAA